The Sediminispirochaeta bajacaliforniensis DSM 16054 genome includes the window CTGGTAAAAACTATGAAGGACAATCCTCTACCGAAGGTAAAAAATCTTCACAAAATATTTCAAAGAGCGCGTAATCTATGTTGACATAAAGCGGAAAATCCGGGCTTCATACGCTTGTTTCGAAGTAAAAACAACCAAGTCATACAAAAATCATCCTAAAAATACCTCCTTTCTCATACAACGGATGATTACTTTCCACACTCTTTAAGCCTACTTTTAAAATGAAAATTTTAATTCTTAAGGAGTAATAATTGTATGAAAGACATTAAACATGGTGTCGCATTTTTTAGATTGATCTTTTTTTTGATCATTCTTATATCGTCTGTAAGCTGTGTCAGTTCTTCTGCGAAGAAAGACAAAGCGCAGGCAGTGGAACAGCTGATACAAAGTCGGATAGACAAACAGGGAATTACCGGGCTTACAGCCGCGGTAGTATACGGTGATCAGTCTATTGTGACCAGAGGATTCGGGCTCCGGGAAACAGTTCCCGAACAGCTACCCGTGACAGAGCATACATTATTTCAGATTGGTTCCGTTACCAAAATCTTTACGGCTATTGCCATAATGCAATTGGAAGAAAATGGCACAATCGATCTTGATGCCGATATCAGGACATATCTTCCGGAGTTTCACCCAAAATCATTTGGAACCGTAAATAAGGAAATTACGATCCGGAATCTTCTTACTCACCATTCAGGACTCCCCAGTGCATACTTCAAGGACTTTACCCTGGAGGCCCCGGATCCCGATGCGTTTATGGATACCTCCAACATGCTTTCTGAAGAGTATTTGGTATGGGCCAGCGGTACTGTCTTTGCTTATAACAACTCCGGTTTCAGTCTTTTGGGGGAGTTGATTGGAAGAGTTTCAGGATCTACTTACGAAGAATATATCACGGATCATATTTTTACCCCTCTTGGCATGCATGATTCCCTTGTCATGCTTTCTTCAAAAGACGATCCCAATGTATCAGGAGGATTTACAAGGGGAGAACCGGAAGACCTCATGTGGTTTATCAAGGATATTCCCGCGGGCTCGATACTTCTGTCCGCAGTGGATATGGATACTTTTCTAAAAGAATTACTGAATTGTAGCGCCGGCAAATCCAATAGGATATTACAGCCCGAAACATTACTGTCCATGTTTTCTCTACAGAACATGAACACCCCTCTGGACGGCTCATTTAAAATAGGGTTGACCTTCTGGATCGAATCGCAAAATGGATGTGATGTTTTTGAACACGGAGGTACAATTCCGCCTTTTTATTCCGAGATGGAAATCATACCAGAAAAGGGAATAGGCATTTTTCTGGCGTCAAATGACAATGCAGGAGACAA containing:
- a CDS encoding serine hydrolase domain-containing protein, with the translated sequence MKDIKHGVAFFRLIFFLIILISSVSCVSSSAKKDKAQAVEQLIQSRIDKQGITGLTAAVVYGDQSIVTRGFGLRETVPEQLPVTEHTLFQIGSVTKIFTAIAIMQLEENGTIDLDADIRTYLPEFHPKSFGTVNKEITIRNLLTHHSGLPSAYFKDFTLEAPDPDAFMDTSNMLSEEYLVWASGTVFAYNNSGFSLLGELIGRVSGSTYEEYITDHIFTPLGMHDSLVMLSSKDDPNVSGGFTRGEPEDLMWFIKDIPAGSILLSAVDMDTFLKELLNCSAGKSNRILQPETLLSMFSLQNMNTPLDGSFKIGLTFWIESQNGCDVFEHGGTIPPFYSEMEIIPEKGIGIFLASNDNAGDNEQLTSLTMDIADLLIGKKPSPSSPLINTEISQETDLSNLAGYYVNGGTGIVSIENIDGVLTGRIPEMDVKSPMKILSDNSIAFGDTGLVFRPTTDTDKAVFLCYMGNYFMGPVSAVSPEPVSSVWRQRTGRYEGVGFIDAVDLSFDEKMGVLTLLIESETDGNMRFALTELSDDLLKVQGYGRNMGNIVEYSLSESGEILKYGGCDFVKRN